A DNA window from Undibacterium sp. YM2 contains the following coding sequences:
- a CDS encoding fumarylacetoacetate hydrolase family protein encodes MTHWLRFEHENHSGFGSLEAGIITVCEGDLFANPIPTGQTLALSEVRLLTPSQASKMIGLWNNYHELADKLGQAIPAEPLYFIKTSNSYLPHDGIVKRPPAYEGKILYEGELGIVIGKTCSNVSEDEAAASIFGYTCVNDVTALELLQRDASFAQWCRAKSCDSFGVFGPVIATGLDAQTLTVKTLLNGKERQNYPCRDMIFSPAQIVSMISREMTLFAGDVIACGTSTGAGPMRSGQVVEIVIDGIGSLRNSFDSLEDKNI; translated from the coding sequence ATGACACATTGGTTACGCTTTGAGCATGAAAATCATTCTGGCTTTGGTAGCCTTGAAGCTGGCATCATCACCGTCTGCGAAGGAGATTTATTTGCGAATCCCATACCCACTGGCCAGACGCTGGCACTGAGTGAAGTGCGCCTGCTCACGCCCAGCCAGGCTTCAAAAATGATAGGTCTGTGGAATAATTACCACGAGCTGGCAGACAAACTGGGTCAGGCCATTCCTGCCGAACCTTTGTACTTCATCAAGACTTCCAATTCCTACCTGCCGCACGATGGCATCGTCAAACGCCCACCTGCTTATGAAGGCAAAATCCTGTACGAGGGCGAGCTGGGCATCGTCATAGGAAAGACCTGTAGCAATGTCAGCGAAGACGAGGCTGCTGCAAGTATTTTCGGCTACACCTGTGTCAACGATGTGACAGCATTGGAATTATTGCAACGTGATGCCAGCTTTGCTCAATGGTGCAGAGCCAAGAGCTGCGACAGCTTTGGCGTGTTCGGGCCTGTGATCGCTACCGGGCTGGACGCACAAACGTTGACGGTCAAGACATTGTTAAACGGCAAGGAGCGGCAAAATTATCCCTGCCGCGATATGATCTTTAGCCCGGCACAGATCGTCAGCATGATTTCACGCGAGATGACATTGTTTGCGGGCGATGTCATTGCCTGCGGTACTTCGACAGGCGCAGGCCCCATGCGTAGCGGCCAGGTGGTAGAAATTGTGATAGATGGCATAGGCAGTTTGCGCAATAGTTTTGACAGTCTTGAGGATAAAAATATATGA
- a CDS encoding TetR/AcrR family transcriptional regulator produces MPKRDPSHMAAVRQQILTAARAVFERKGLYEASVSDVSKEAGLSVGSLYVHFRSKEAILVALIESADVLSAPLAACNSTADLLAFVIAILRQQEIPDTAGQAARTSLEVAAIARRSPEVQAVVIRNFEQLRAALYEVVLRLGNQAGLCQRDEVNAIAESLLSILISAQAQMLIGVPLVIEAKIAAAQMLITRLHAEPAGK; encoded by the coding sequence ATGCCTAAGCGTGATCCCAGCCATATGGCCGCTGTACGCCAGCAAATCCTAACCGCCGCACGCGCGGTTTTCGAACGCAAGGGACTGTATGAAGCATCGGTAAGCGACGTCAGCAAGGAAGCCGGTTTGTCGGTAGGTTCGCTGTATGTCCATTTCCGATCCAAAGAGGCGATCCTGGTTGCACTGATAGAATCAGCGGATGTGCTTAGCGCACCGCTGGCCGCCTGCAATAGCACCGCAGACCTGCTGGCCTTTGTCATTGCCATCCTGCGGCAGCAGGAGATTCCCGACACGGCGGGGCAGGCAGCGCGTACCTCGCTGGAAGTGGCCGCGATTGCCCGTCGCAGCCCGGAAGTGCAGGCCGTGGTGATCAGGAATTTTGAACAATTGCGTGCCGCCCTGTACGAGGTGGTGCTGCGCCTGGGGAATCAGGCCGGCCTGTGCCAGCGCGACGAGGTGAATGCCATCGCCGAGAGCCTGTTGTCTATCCTCATTTCTGCCCAGGCCCAGATGCTGATTGGTGTACCGCTGGTCATCGAGGCAAAAATCGCGGCGGCGCAAATGTTGATTACGCGTTTGCATGCTGAGCCTGCGGGTAAGTAG
- a CDS encoding TonB-dependent receptor has translation MQKNATTKGSFRHGHPLYLAILAVLGTPHSGALAQDPRPRPAASTEPVDTVVVTAQRRREPAREVPLSADVVRGEDLERSGYQSLGDLAALLPGVNYNEAGSGSGQSQVTMRGISTGAQVGATVSMYIDDVPFGSSSGYAGGGSSALDLGLFDLSAAEVLRGPQGTLYGAGAMGGLIKYVAAEPDPAERLANITTELSGSRNGKLSHVARAVLNLPLQDGKAALRATLYQREEGGLVRDSNHGNRIVDGAKIDGARVALLLTPTKNLSLRLTALSQKQQRDGSSTEDVSLTSGEPIDGRATKRLFLSEPVKINNELVSLAIKADLNWASLDAISGWQRSRNDGRADPSALYLPYLAPLGINAAGYGLDYSFSTRKFTQELRLTSPRSRSLEWLVGAFYTKEEGYKSQYLQAYNQQLQAVPPLLADARFPSSFRELAAFGTATYFINERTDMTLGVRRSRNSQQLEQRFDGLFAPAPQPAADSTEDVTTWMATARWRPAAGQALYLRAASGYRPGGPLPVVRNPINGEPLNQSSYASDSLWSYEAGWKGDLLPGKVSAELALYQINWKDMQVFTAYAGFSGIGNAGRARSRGIEATLRARPIPGVRIAAALSLINAELREDNPSLGGKAGERLPDTARVAGALQVERDFSIDGKHGYLGASLRYTGERWNSFQQSRSMLPYRLPAYTVLDLRGGLEFGHSNLGFFLRNVLDQRGQTSADTSLSTLGAPARVNLVPPRTLGVQLSYAFY, from the coding sequence ATGCAAAAAAATGCAACTACCAAGGGCTCTTTCCGTCACGGTCACCCCCTTTATCTCGCAATTCTCGCCGTGCTCGGCACCCCGCATTCAGGGGCGTTGGCGCAAGACCCGCGTCCACGTCCCGCGGCTTCTACTGAGCCTGTTGACACCGTTGTCGTTACAGCGCAGCGCCGCCGTGAGCCCGCGCGTGAAGTTCCCCTCTCGGCCGACGTCGTCCGTGGTGAAGACCTTGAGCGTTCTGGTTATCAATCGCTGGGGGACCTGGCTGCTTTGCTGCCAGGCGTGAACTACAACGAGGCTGGCAGCGGCTCGGGGCAAAGTCAGGTAACAATGCGCGGTATTTCTACAGGCGCCCAAGTCGGCGCGACTGTCAGCATGTATATAGACGATGTTCCTTTCGGTTCCAGTTCCGGTTATGCGGGGGGCGGTTCCAGCGCACTCGACCTTGGTTTGTTCGACCTTTCTGCAGCAGAGGTATTGCGCGGCCCACAAGGTACTTTGTATGGTGCCGGTGCCATGGGTGGTCTGATCAAATATGTCGCCGCCGAGCCTGATCCTGCTGAACGCCTGGCCAATATCACGACAGAATTGTCAGGCAGCAGGAATGGCAAGTTGAGCCATGTAGCGCGCGCAGTATTGAATTTGCCGCTGCAAGATGGCAAGGCAGCGCTGCGCGCCACGCTGTATCAGCGTGAAGAGGGCGGCTTGGTACGCGATAGTAACCACGGCAACCGTATCGTCGATGGTGCAAAGATTGATGGTGCGCGGGTGGCCTTGCTGCTGACGCCAACAAAGAATCTGTCGCTGCGGCTGACCGCGCTGTCCCAAAAACAGCAGCGCGACGGTTCATCGACGGAAGATGTCAGCCTGACCAGCGGTGAGCCCATAGATGGCCGCGCAACGAAGCGCCTGTTCTTGAGCGAGCCGGTCAAAATAAACAATGAACTGGTGTCGCTGGCCATCAAGGCGGACCTGAACTGGGCAAGTCTGGATGCGATCAGCGGCTGGCAGCGTTCCCGCAATGATGGGCGGGCTGATCCTTCCGCACTGTATCTGCCGTATCTGGCACCATTGGGAATCAATGCGGCTGGCTATGGGCTGGACTACAGCTTTTCGACTCGAAAATTCACGCAGGAATTGCGGCTGACCTCGCCGCGCAGCCGGTCGCTGGAATGGCTGGTGGGTGCTTTCTATACGAAAGAAGAGGGTTACAAGTCACAGTATTTGCAAGCCTATAACCAGCAGTTGCAAGCTGTTCCACCGCTATTGGCGGATGCGCGGTTTCCTTCCAGCTTCCGCGAGCTTGCTGCCTTTGGTACTGCCACTTATTTTATCAATGAGCGTACCGACATGACGCTGGGTGTGCGCCGCAGCCGTAATAGCCAGCAGTTGGAGCAGCGCTTTGATGGCTTGTTCGCACCTGCCCCGCAACCGGCAGCCGATTCGACCGAAGACGTGACGACGTGGATGGCGACTGCACGCTGGCGTCCTGCCGCAGGGCAGGCGCTGTATCTTCGGGCAGCCAGTGGCTATCGTCCTGGCGGCCCACTGCCTGTCGTGCGCAATCCTATCAATGGCGAGCCACTCAACCAGTCTTCCTACGCTTCTGACTCTTTGTGGAGTTATGAGGCTGGCTGGAAAGGCGATCTGTTGCCGGGCAAGGTGTCGGCAGAACTTGCGCTGTACCAGATCAACTGGAAGGACATGCAGGTGTTTACCGCCTATGCCGGTTTTTCTGGTATTGGCAATGCCGGGCGGGCGCGCTCGCGTGGCATTGAGGCTACCCTGCGTGCCCGGCCAATACCGGGGGTCAGGATAGCCGCAGCACTCAGCCTGATCAATGCCGAGCTGCGCGAGGATAACCCCAGCCTCGGTGGCAAGGCCGGAGAACGTCTGCCTGACACGGCCAGGGTGGCAGGGGCGTTGCAGGTGGAGCGCGATTTTTCTATTGATGGCAAACATGGCTATCTGGGCGCCTCTTTACGCTATACGGGCGAGCGCTGGAATAGCTTCCAGCAGTCACGCTCCATGCTGCCGTACCGCTTGCCGGCCTATACGGTGCTGGATTTGCGTGGTGGCCTGGAGTTTGGCCATAGCAATCTTGGTTTCTTCTTGCGCAATGTACTCGACCAGCGTGGCCAGACGTCCGCTGACACCAGTCTGAGCACGCTGGGTGCGCCTGCCCGCGTCAACCTGGTGCCCCCACGTACGCTGGGTGTGCAACTGTCTTATGCCTTCTATTGA
- a CDS encoding 2-dehydropantoate 2-reductase — MKITVVGAGAIGGYLAVKLAQAGHEVSVVIRGANLLAVRENGMKLIMDDGSEHVANIFATDRIADLPVQDVVILGMKAHQVAAVAADIPALLGPESIVVTAQNGVPWWYFQKHGGDYEGRRVEAVDPGGVVTAHIDIDKVIGCIIYPACEIIAPGVIEHIEGNRFSLGEIDGSDTPRIRELADALRVAGFKAPISSDIRSEIWLKLWGNLSFNPISALTHATLVDICEFAPVRELVARMMREGQAIGEKLGVNFKVSIDKRIAGAAAVGKHKTSMLQDIEAGRPIELEALVGTVIEMGKITETPTPNIEAVYALTALLARTVQEQNGKLRIQ, encoded by the coding sequence ATGAAGATAACGGTAGTGGGTGCAGGTGCAATTGGCGGCTACCTGGCAGTAAAACTTGCGCAGGCTGGGCATGAAGTCAGCGTCGTGATACGCGGGGCCAATTTACTGGCCGTGCGTGAAAATGGCATGAAACTGATCATGGATGATGGTAGCGAGCATGTGGCAAACATCTTCGCTACTGACCGTATTGCTGATTTGCCCGTACAGGATGTTGTCATCCTTGGCATGAAGGCGCATCAGGTTGCGGCAGTGGCTGCCGACATACCTGCCTTGCTGGGGCCAGAATCCATCGTCGTGACGGCGCAGAACGGTGTGCCCTGGTGGTATTTCCAAAAACATGGCGGTGACTACGAAGGGCGCAGGGTAGAAGCAGTGGACCCGGGTGGTGTGGTAACTGCCCACATAGACATCGACAAAGTCATAGGCTGCATCATTTACCCCGCTTGCGAAATCATTGCCCCTGGCGTCATCGAGCACATAGAAGGCAACCGTTTTTCACTCGGTGAAATTGATGGCAGCGATACGCCACGCATACGTGAGCTTGCGGATGCTTTGCGTGTAGCTGGTTTCAAGGCCCCGATCTCGTCCGACATCCGTTCAGAAATCTGGCTCAAGCTCTGGGGTAACCTGAGCTTCAACCCTATCAGTGCATTGACGCATGCGACACTGGTAGATATCTGCGAATTTGCACCTGTACGTGAACTGGTCGCGCGCATGATGCGTGAAGGCCAGGCGATAGGCGAAAAGCTGGGCGTGAATTTCAAGGTCAGCATAGACAAGCGTATCGCCGGTGCCGCCGCTGTCGGTAAACACAAAACTTCCATGTTGCAGGATATTGAAGCTGGCCGCCCCATAGAACTTGAGGCGCTGGTGGGTACCGTCATAGAAATGGGCAAGATCACTGAAACGCCTACGCCAAATATAGAAGCAGTGTATGCATTGACTGCGCTGCTGGCACGTACAGTGCAGGAACAAAATGGCAAACTGCGTATTCAATAG
- the oxlT gene encoding oxalate/formate MFS antiporter, giving the protein MTPEISLKPELPLVATASQYRWLQLLLGIICMAMIANLQYGWTLFVDPLDQKYHWGRKAIQVAFFIFVLTETWLVPVEGYLVDKFGPRPVVMVGGLLIGVAWIMNSYADSLTVLYLAAAIGGIGAGAVYGTCVGNALKWFPDRRGLAAGLTAAGFGMGSALTIIPISAMIKNSGYESAFLYFGLGQGLVVFLLSFLLSTPKAAPTTAAPAARVSQTKEDFTWKQMIKTPVFWVMYLMFVMMAAGGLVATAQLAPIAKDFKIAEIPVSLIGFTLPALTFALSLDRIFNGVTRPFFGWVSDNIGRENTMFIAFSMEAVGILALSIFGKDPVLFVLLTGLVFFGWGEIYSLFPSTCGDTFGSKFAATNAGLLYTAKGTASLLVPLSVYVVEAYKGWHEVFYIAAGLNALAAIMALAVLKPMRARMRNLQ; this is encoded by the coding sequence ATGACTCCGGAAATATCCCTCAAGCCAGAACTACCTCTGGTAGCAACCGCCTCGCAGTATCGCTGGCTACAATTATTGCTAGGCATCATCTGCATGGCGATGATCGCCAATCTTCAATATGGCTGGACCTTGTTTGTTGATCCCCTCGATCAAAAATACCATTGGGGTCGCAAAGCCATACAGGTTGCATTTTTCATCTTTGTGCTGACAGAAACCTGGCTGGTGCCGGTAGAGGGTTACCTGGTTGATAAATTCGGCCCGCGCCCTGTCGTGATGGTCGGTGGTTTGCTTATCGGCGTGGCATGGATCATGAACTCCTATGCTGACTCACTGACGGTACTGTATCTCGCTGCAGCAATCGGCGGTATTGGCGCCGGTGCGGTATATGGCACCTGTGTCGGCAATGCGCTCAAATGGTTCCCTGACCGCCGCGGGCTGGCAGCAGGCCTGACCGCCGCCGGATTTGGCATGGGGTCGGCGCTGACCATCATCCCTATTTCAGCCATGATCAAAAACAGTGGCTATGAATCAGCCTTCCTGTATTTTGGCCTGGGCCAGGGCCTGGTGGTATTCCTGCTGTCCTTCTTGCTGAGTACGCCTAAGGCTGCCCCGACTACCGCAGCACCAGCAGCACGCGTCAGCCAGACCAAGGAAGATTTCACATGGAAACAAATGATCAAGACACCGGTGTTCTGGGTCATGTATTTGATGTTCGTCATGATGGCTGCTGGCGGCCTGGTTGCGACAGCTCAACTTGCTCCTATTGCCAAGGATTTCAAAATTGCAGAAATTCCGGTATCGCTGATTGGCTTCACCTTGCCTGCCCTGACCTTTGCCCTGTCACTGGACCGTATTTTCAACGGCGTCACCCGCCCTTTCTTTGGCTGGGTATCCGATAATATCGGTCGTGAAAACACCATGTTTATCGCCTTTTCCATGGAAGCGGTAGGCATACTGGCGCTGAGCATTTTTGGTAAAGACCCCGTCCTCTTCGTCTTGCTGACTGGCCTGGTATTTTTTGGCTGGGGTGAAATCTACAGTCTCTTCCCTTCCACTTGCGGTGACACCTTTGGCAGTAAATTTGCCGCAACCAATGCCGGCTTGCTATATACCGCAAAAGGTACGGCATCCCTGCTGGTGCCACTGTCTGTATATGTAGTAGAAGCCTATAAAGGCTGGCACGAAGTGTTCTACATCGCCGCAGGTTTGAATGCCCTGGCCGCCATCATGGCGCTGGCCGTACTCAAGCCCATGCGTGCCCGCATGCGTAATTTGCAGTGA
- a CDS encoding MFS transporter, with product MADTSLPTRSLTAAFGAGTFGSTLSSGVVPLMFLFYLTEFAHVPPALAGVLLAIPKVSDVLLDPWIGRRTDGWAQRAGSRGALLAASALLLPLLLTLLFIPLDGLALSLRAFLIGVLLVAQSLLLTVFSVAHTALAGDITDTMAGRSTLMAARALGQTLAGLLVSILAPQLVAAMGAGSTGYLGMATILACAALLALGLCWLAVRRIPLRTGMEIKAAVPLRVALMHTLRNRSFYCVVLILVMLGASSTALFAALPYANQHLLKAGPENLSALLTPIFVSLLIGVSVAPVLARRFRPNTVLTVALLLAFVGSIWFAAGPRENGTMIAGGLLFGLSCGVLTVLISTLAIEAATNSSSQGESLGLYLGILFSAEKLGQSLGGIAVGFGLEWVGSLQGTPAPAALQRLASLFVGVPAAALLAALLALLALMLAVRKGTQSNKEYQA from the coding sequence ATGGCTGACACGTCCTTGCCAACACGTTCGCTGACAGCCGCCTTTGGCGCAGGGACATTTGGTTCTACGCTGAGTTCTGGCGTTGTACCTCTCATGTTCCTGTTTTATCTGACGGAATTCGCCCATGTGCCGCCTGCACTGGCAGGCGTGCTGCTGGCCATCCCCAAAGTAAGTGACGTGCTACTCGATCCGTGGATAGGGCGGCGCACAGATGGCTGGGCACAGCGGGCGGGTAGCCGTGGCGCACTGCTGGCTGCCTCGGCGCTACTCTTGCCGCTCTTGTTGACACTGCTGTTCATCCCGCTCGATGGTCTGGCATTGTCATTGCGGGCCTTCCTGATCGGCGTGCTACTGGTGGCGCAATCATTGCTGCTGACGGTTTTTTCGGTGGCGCATACCGCATTGGCCGGAGACATCACCGACACCATGGCCGGTCGCAGCACACTGATGGCAGCACGGGCGTTGGGCCAGACTCTTGCTGGCCTGCTGGTCTCCATACTCGCCCCGCAACTGGTGGCAGCCATGGGGGCTGGCAGCACCGGCTACCTGGGCATGGCGACCATACTTGCCTGTGCTGCCCTACTGGCACTGGGACTGTGCTGGCTGGCGGTGCGCCGCATTCCCCTGCGTACCGGAATGGAAATAAAAGCTGCCGTGCCATTACGTGTCGCTTTGATGCATACACTGCGTAACCGTAGCTTCTATTGCGTTGTGCTGATCCTGGTTATGCTGGGTGCCAGTTCAACTGCCCTGTTCGCGGCATTACCTTATGCCAACCAGCACCTGCTAAAGGCTGGTCCGGAGAACCTGTCAGCGCTGCTTACTCCAATTTTTGTATCGCTGCTGATCGGCGTATCGGTCGCTCCGGTGCTGGCACGCCGATTTCGTCCCAACACCGTCCTGACAGTGGCACTATTGCTGGCTTTCGTAGGGAGTATATGGTTTGCCGCCGGGCCGCGTGAAAATGGCACGATGATAGCTGGCGGCTTGTTGTTCGGTCTGTCTTGCGGTGTGCTGACGGTGCTGATTTCAACACTGGCCATCGAAGCGGCGACCAATTCTTCCAGCCAGGGTGAAAGTCTTGGACTGTATCTGGGCATCCTGTTTTCTGCTGAAAAACTGGGCCAGTCCTTGGGTGGTATCGCGGTGGGTTTTGGCCTTGAATGGGTGGGGTCGCTGCAAGGCACACCGGCACCTGCTGCACTGCAAAGGCTGGCCAGCTTATTTGTCGGGGTGCCTGCCGCGGCACTGCTGGCTGCGCTATTGGCATTGCTGGCATTGATGCTGGCCGTGCGCAAGGGTACTCAATCAAACAAGGAATACCAAGCATGA
- a CDS encoding serine hydrolase, which produces MTNNETQKLEAVMSSFATNASPGVVVSVQRNGMTLLRRGYGLASLDSGLVNTPTTKMRIGSTTKHFCCALALMLRDEGKLSIDEPVARWLPELPSSQGSRTIRQLMTHTGGMRDYLDLSLLSNGLTVVPAEAAFDYQCRQQEENFEPNAQFIYNNGGYRLLSMVIERVLDMPLAQAMHDYLFQPLSMYDTSLWATDLDPLSGSATTHLAHPAGNFTKSQFPSVILGEGGIASTLDDMQRWLHHLVSPSLWSRAVSDEMLMPTRLSNGYVNPYGYGLIQESWRGIPVLHHAGGVVGGSCQMLAAPEHGIGVIVMTNRSDLGAPDIAQKLLFSLLEDELTADAVPADPQLVESLGGDYYCASSGRYFAIERRDDSLFLINFGMPLPLLQAEHNKLRVNLLSILVLEIEAILDASGSVTGIKVMEQGTTHLCERVAAPVTAASTITPFSGNWRCDEMGADIVVEKVVENAAKDSEQGLLRIAGLYGRNVFNLQPLREDVCLLISRDPHLPMFGTLRLGKGAAGQRELVLDTSRTRQLRLQECPVHG; this is translated from the coding sequence ATGACCAATAATGAAACACAAAAACTCGAAGCCGTGATGTCCAGCTTTGCCACCAATGCCAGCCCTGGCGTGGTTGTCAGCGTGCAGCGCAACGGCATGACGCTACTTCGGCGCGGCTATGGTCTGGCCAGTCTGGATTCAGGACTGGTAAACACCCCCACTACCAAAATGCGGATAGGATCCACTACCAAACATTTCTGCTGCGCGCTGGCGCTGATGTTGCGCGATGAAGGCAAGCTGTCCATAGATGAACCAGTTGCCCGCTGGTTGCCAGAACTGCCGTCATCGCAGGGTAGCCGCACCATACGGCAGTTGATGACCCATACAGGCGGTATGCGCGACTATCTGGATTTGTCGCTGTTGTCGAATGGCCTGACGGTGGTGCCAGCCGAGGCTGCCTTTGATTATCAGTGCCGCCAGCAGGAGGAAAACTTCGAGCCAAACGCGCAATTCATCTACAACAACGGCGGCTATCGCTTGTTGTCCATGGTGATAGAGCGCGTACTTGACATGCCACTGGCACAGGCCATGCATGACTATCTGTTCCAGCCGCTGTCCATGTATGACACCAGCCTGTGGGCCACGGACCTCGATCCCTTGTCCGGCAGCGCCACGACGCATCTTGCCCATCCCGCTGGCAACTTCACGAAAAGTCAGTTCCCCTCCGTCATCCTGGGAGAGGGCGGCATCGCTTCAACCCTTGATGACATGCAGCGCTGGCTGCATCATCTGGTTTCACCGAGCCTGTGGTCGCGTGCCGTGTCCGACGAAATGTTGATGCCAACCCGCTTGTCGAATGGTTACGTCAACCCTTACGGTTATGGCTTGATACAGGAAAGCTGGCGCGGCATTCCGGTGCTGCACCATGCCGGTGGCGTGGTTGGGGGCTCTTGCCAGATGCTGGCTGCGCCGGAACACGGCATCGGGGTCATCGTGATGACCAACCGCAGTGACCTCGGCGCGCCCGATATTGCGCAAAAATTGCTATTTAGCTTGCTGGAAGATGAATTGACGGCCGATGCCGTGCCCGCTGATCCGCAACTGGTGGAAAGCCTGGGGGGTGACTATTACTGTGCCAGTAGCGGCCGCTACTTTGCCATAGAAAGACGCGATGACAGCCTGTTTCTGATCAACTTTGGCATGCCGCTGCCGCTACTGCAGGCTGAGCACAACAAGCTGCGCGTCAACCTCTTGTCTATCCTCGTGCTGGAGATCGAGGCAATCCTGGATGCCAGCGGCAGTGTCACCGGCATCAAGGTCATGGAACAGGGGACGACCCATCTTTGCGAACGCGTCGCCGCGCCGGTCACGGCTGCCAGCACCATCACCCCTTTTTCCGGCAACTGGCGCTGTGACGAAATGGGGGCTGATATTGTGGTGGAAAAGGTGGTAGAAAATGCCGCCAAAGACAGTGAGCAAGGCTTGCTGCGCATCGCCGGGCTGTATGGCCGCAATGTGTTTAACCTGCAGCCTTTGCGCGAAGATGTTTGTCTGTTGATCAGCCGTGATCCACACCTGCCCATGTTTGGCACGCTGCGACTGGGGAAAGGTGCAGCAGGCCAGCGCGAACTGGTGCTGGACACTTCGCGCACCCGCCAGTTGCGTCTGCAGGAGTGCCCTGTACATGGCTGA
- a CDS encoding enolase C-terminal domain-like protein codes for MLISTFTEQVALRQPLSIAGRTLAGQQVLRVSARYSGWAAEAEAAGVFYRGESGATMQQQILASLPDMPSDLAGMWQSVQQMPVGGARNALDWILWQLEAGLRGVPVYRLAHQPAPRARVTMVTLGADTPAAMAAMAISYPAARALKLKLDGSSDDAVRVAAVRKARPDVSLSVDANEGWTMAHLDGIMGKLLEHRVELIEQPLPAKQDAVLDHYRSPIPLAADESLQTQDELEQVAQRYQVVNIKLDKCGGLTAALPLASAARRLGMRVMVGCMGGRSMALLPAFIVAQEADLVDLDAPLLMATDNQPSARYLDGCIDFDARAYTPAASATSATSAAPALLATYPQAQHANA; via the coding sequence ATGTTGATCTCTACTTTCACAGAGCAGGTTGCCTTGCGGCAGCCATTGTCGATTGCTGGCCGCACGCTGGCTGGCCAGCAGGTGTTGCGGGTCTCGGCACGTTATAGCGGATGGGCTGCAGAAGCCGAAGCAGCCGGAGTGTTTTATCGCGGTGAATCCGGAGCGACCATGCAACAGCAAATACTGGCCAGCCTGCCAGACATGCCATCCGACCTGGCTGGCATGTGGCAAAGTGTGCAGCAGATGCCGGTGGGCGGCGCCCGCAATGCGCTGGACTGGATACTCTGGCAACTTGAGGCTGGGCTGCGCGGTGTGCCGGTATACCGGCTGGCACATCAGCCCGCACCAAGGGCCAGGGTCACCATGGTCACCCTGGGTGCTGACACCCCTGCGGCAATGGCTGCAATGGCAATAAGCTATCCGGCTGCCCGTGCCTTGAAGCTCAAGCTCGACGGCAGCAGCGACGATGCGGTACGGGTAGCCGCTGTGCGCAAGGCGCGGCCGGATGTCAGCCTGTCGGTGGATGCTAACGAAGGCTGGACGATGGCCCACCTCGACGGCATCATGGGCAAGCTGCTCGAACATCGTGTAGAACTCATCGAGCAGCCTTTGCCGGCAAAACAGGATGCAGTGCTGGATCACTACCGTTCGCCCATCCCCTTGGCGGCAGATGAATCGCTACAGACACAAGATGAACTCGAGCAGGTCGCGCAGCGCTATCAGGTCGTCAATATCAAGCTGGATAAATGTGGTGGGCTGACTGCAGCGCTGCCGCTGGCGTCAGCGGCAAGGCGGCTGGGCATGCGTGTCATGGTCGGTTGCATGGGAGGGCGCTCAATGGCGCTATTGCCAGCCTTCATTGTTGCGCAAGAGGCCGATCTGGTTGACCTCGATGCGCCCTTGCTGATGGCCACCGATAACCAGCCCTCAGCCCGCTACCTTGATGGCTGTATTGATTTTGATGCCAGGGCGTATACCCCGGCCGCCTCAGCAACATCAGCAACATCAGCCGCACCGGCGCTGTTGGCTACTTACCCGCAGGCTCAGCATGCAAACGCGTAA
- a CDS encoding ABC transporter substrate-binding protein — protein MQRRTLLQLACLSGLLPGLALSQDSKLLQISTLIEKDPATKIAERIMEIAYRKLGMSMNIHYLPGERSLRSANNGEMDAELYRKLGMDRDYPNLVIVPVPLLTYEIVIFTNGTNFVVNGWESLRPYTIGFVKGIKIIEQNTTGMKLESAPTVRQAFQKMLLGRSDIVVSNRISGQAVLDEMKQTDITVLTPPLATFPVFHYLNKKHAALVPALTEVLQKMQKDKTIEGIQHAVLAEMQRGN, from the coding sequence ATGCAGCGTAGAACTTTATTACAACTTGCCTGTCTGTCAGGTTTATTGCCAGGCCTTGCCCTGTCTCAGGACAGCAAGCTACTGCAAATTTCTACACTGATAGAAAAAGACCCGGCCACAAAGATAGCAGAAAGAATCATGGAGATTGCCTACCGCAAGCTGGGCATGAGCATGAATATCCACTATCTCCCAGGTGAACGTTCTTTGCGCAGTGCCAATAATGGTGAAATGGATGCCGAGCTGTACCGCAAGCTGGGCATGGACAGGGATTATCCCAACCTGGTCATTGTTCCAGTTCCTTTATTGACGTATGAAATTGTTATTTTTACCAATGGTACCAATTTTGTCGTCAATGGCTGGGAGAGTTTGCGGCCCTATACGATAGGCTTTGTCAAAGGCATCAAGATCATTGAGCAAAACACGACAGGGATGAAGCTGGAATCAGCTCCCACAGTGCGCCAGGCATTTCAGAAGATGCTGTTGGGGCGCTCTGATATTGTCGTATCCAACCGCATCTCTGGCCAGGCTGTGCTGGATGAGATGAAGCAGACAGATATCACCGTGCTCACGCCTCCTCTGGCGACTTTTCCGGTATTTCATTACCTTAACAAGAAACATGCAGCGCTGGTGCCTGCCTTGACTGAGGTTTTACAGAAGATGCAAAAAGATAAAACCATAGAAGGCATACAACATGCAGTACTCGCAGAGATGCAGCGTGGGAATTAG